One stretch of Falco naumanni isolate bFalNau1 chromosome 7, bFalNau1.pat, whole genome shotgun sequence DNA includes these proteins:
- the MESD gene encoding LRP chaperone MESD, which yields MAAAAGWALLGLALWLCAAAAAGEPEGKRRVGPAKKKDIRDYNDADMARLLEQWEKDDDIEEGDLPEHKRPPAPIDFSKIDPGKPESILKLTKKGKTLMMFVTVSGNPTEKETEEITSLWQGSLFNANYDVQRFIVGSNRAIFMLRDGGYAWEIKDFLINQERCADVTLEGQVYPGKGAEENEKGKNKTKPEKAKKKKDADKKSNGIKEDNRATKQREDL from the exons ATGGCGGCGGCCGCGGGCTGGGCCCTGCTGGGCCTGGCGCTGTGGCTGTGCGCGGCAGCCGCGGCCGGCGAGCCGGAGGGGAAGCGGCGGGTGGGGCCGGCCAAGAAGAAGGACATTCGGGACTACAACGACGCGGACATGGCCcggctgctggagcagtgggag aaagatgatGACATTGAAGAGGGAGATCTTCCTGAACACAAGAGGCCTCCAGCACCAATAGATTTCTCAAAAATTGATCCGGGCAAGCCTGAAAGTATCCTGAAGCTGACAAAAAAGGGGAAGACTTTGATGATGTTTGTCACTGTGTCGGGAAATCCCacagaaaaggagacagaagaaatTACTAGCTTGTGGCAGGGCAGTCTCTTCAATGCAAACTATGATGTGCAAAG GTTTATTGTTGGCTCAAATCGTGCCATCTTTATGCTACGCGATGGCGGTTACGCCTGGGAGATCAAAGACTTTCTGATAAATCAAGAAAGGTGTGCAGATGTTACTCTGGAAGGTCAGGTTTATcctggaaaaggagcagaagaaaatgagaaagggaaaaacaaaacaaaacctgaaaaagcaaagaagaaaaaagatgcgGACAAGAAATCTAATGGCATCAAAGAGGACAACCGAGCAACCAAACAGAGAGAGGATCTATGA
- the LOC121091616 gene encoding uncharacterized protein LOC121091616, translating to MKSKTNFAMMKLQPKDTPQSCPSEPSGLYLEAGLTNVGHRNLKELELKDAILYLYPLGAALPRSLPSTISARPTRSSAPSRIYAKEGWSPFLTSCLQPQEIAHPESITFATIPFSSFPSAQLRKRRKGRLGRYLGFHRDMLQGREIGRTVGRTTANATEAQDLPVDGLGLLSFPPESYSCSCHPDGKTCVHAGLREPLRKYLWRHLRES from the exons ATGAAGTCAAAAACAAACTTTGCTATGATGAAGCTGCAACCAAAAG acactccacagagctgcccttCAGAACCCTCTGGTTTGTATCTGGAAGCAGGCCTCACAAATGTAGGTCACAGAAACTTAAAGGAACTGGAGCTAAAGGATGCCATCCTGTACCTGTACCCTCTCGGAGCAGCGCTGCCCCgcagcctgcccagcaccatCTCCGCACGTCCCACACGAAGTTCTGCACCATCTAGGATCTATGCGAAGGAAGGGTGGAGCCCGTTCCTCACCTCCTGTCTGCAGCCACAGGAGATAGCACATCCTGAAAGCATTACGTTTGCCACAatccccttttcctccttcccctcgGCGCAACTGCGGAAAAGACGGAAGGGTAGATTGGGACGGTATCTTGGCTTCCACAGAGACATGCTACAAGGCAGGGAGATAGGAAGGACGGTTGGGCGGACAACCGCAAATGCCACAGAGGCACAGGACCTCCCTGTAGATGGCCTTGGCCTCCTGTCATTCCCTCCGGAGTCCTACAGCTGTTCCTGCCATCCAGATGGGAAAACGTGTGTGCATGCAGGGCTGAGAGAGCCTCTGAGGAAATACCTGTGGAGGCATCTACGTGAAAGTTAG
- the TLNRD1 gene encoding talin rod domain-containing protein 1 codes for MASGGSGKSSSEVSGGGIPSSSSLQRKKLISICDHCKIKMQLVADLLLLSSETRPVNTESLSVFGESFEKCRDTIIARTKGLSILTHDVQSQLNMGRFGEVGESLMEMGELVVSLTECSAHAAYLAAVETPGAQPAMPGLVDRYKVTRCRHEVEHGCGVLKTTPLADMSPQLLLEVSQNMSKNLKFLTDACVLASEKSKDKFAKEQFKLSVKCMSTSASALLACVKEVKTSPSELTRNRCVLFSGPLVQSVYALVGFATEPQFLGKAATINPEGKAVQTAILGGAMSVVSACVLLTQCLRDIAQHPESSTKMSDYRERLRNSACAVSDGCNLLSQALRERSSPRTLPPVNSNSVN; via the coding sequence ATGGCTAGCGGTGGCTCTGGCAAGTCCAGCAGCGAGGTGTCTGGCGGCggcatccccagcagcagctccctgcagaggaagaagctCATCTCTATCTGCGACCACTGCAAGATCAAGATGCAACTGGTGGCcgatctgctgctgctgtcgaGCGAGACCAGGCCGGTGAACACCGAGAGCCTGTCTGTCTTCGGCGAGTCCTTCGAGAAGTGCAGGGACACGATCATTGCCAGGACCAAAGGACTCTCCATCCTGACCCATGACGTCCAGAGCCAGCTCAACATGGGACGCTtcggggaggtgggggaaagCCTGATGGAGATGGGGGAGCTGGTGGTCTCCCTGACCGAGTGCTCTGCCCACGCTGCCTACCTGGCTGCAGTGGAGACTCCGGGGGCCCAGCCTGCCATGCCTGGCTTGGTGGATCGCTACAAAGTGACCCGATGTAGGCATGAGGTGGAGCACGGCTGCGGGGTCTTGAAGACCACCCCTTTGGCAGATATGAgccctcagctcctgctggagGTTTCTCAGAACATGTCCAAGAACTTGAAATTCCTGACAGACGCCTGCGTGCTGGCCAGTGAGAAATCCAAGGATAAATTTGCTAAGGAGCAGTTCAAACTCAGTGTCAAATGTATGAGCACCAGCGCCTCTGCCCTCTTGGCGTGTGTCAAGGAGGTCAAGACTTCACCCAGCGAGCTGACCAGGAACCGATGCGTCTTGTTCAGCGGACCTTTGGTGCAGTCTGTCTATGCTCTGGTGGGCTTTGCCACTGAGCCCCAGTTTTTGGGTAAAGCTGCCACCATCAATCCGGAGGGCAAAGCTGTGCAAACTGCCATCCTAGGAGGAGCCATGAGTGTGGTATCTGCTTGTGTGCTCCTGACCCAATGCCTCAGGGATATAGCCCAACACCCCGAAAGTAGCACCAAAATGAGCGATTACAGGGAAAGGTTGAGGAACTCAGCTTGCGCCGTCTCGGATGGTTGCAACCTGTTATCTCAGGCACTAAGAGAAAGATCTTCACCCAGGACTTTACCGCCAGTGAACTCCAATTCTGTGAATTAA